From Halosolutus amylolyticus, a single genomic window includes:
- the trpC gene encoding indole-3-glycerol phosphate synthase has protein sequence MNSETEVAPAVASILAAARERSADGHDRVSVAARSIPDAIERAAADGRVPVIAEVKPTSPTADGTRDDDPVDLAEAMVDGGAAAISVLTEPSHFGGSPEALTRVREAVDVPVLRKDFLLREDQLDVVEADLVLLIARFVDDLGGLVTAARDRGFQPLVEVHDRAELETAIEAGADVIGVNNRDLAKLEVDLGTFESVSAHVPDGVTLIAESGISTPADVRRMREAGADALLVGSAIMDHDAEGDVTENTRRLTRVAATEETDTETQT, from the coding sequence ATGAACTCTGAAACGGAGGTCGCGCCTGCCGTGGCGTCGATCCTCGCGGCCGCGCGGGAGCGATCGGCCGACGGCCACGATCGGGTCTCGGTCGCGGCGCGGTCGATCCCGGACGCGATCGAACGGGCCGCGGCGGACGGGCGCGTGCCGGTGATCGCGGAAGTGAAACCGACGAGTCCGACGGCCGACGGGACGCGCGACGACGACCCCGTCGACCTGGCCGAGGCGATGGTCGACGGCGGCGCGGCGGCCATCTCGGTGCTGACCGAGCCCTCGCACTTCGGTGGCTCGCCCGAGGCGCTGACTCGCGTCCGCGAGGCGGTCGACGTTCCAGTGCTCCGGAAGGACTTCCTCCTGCGGGAAGACCAACTGGACGTCGTCGAGGCCGACCTGGTCCTGCTGATCGCGCGGTTCGTGGACGACCTCGGGGGACTGGTGACGGCGGCGCGCGATCGCGGGTTCCAGCCGCTGGTCGAGGTCCACGATCGGGCGGAACTCGAAACCGCGATCGAGGCGGGTGCCGACGTGATCGGTGTGAACAACCGCGATCTGGCGAAACTGGAGGTCGATCTCGGAACGTTCGAGTCGGTTTCGGCCCACGTTCCGGACGGCGTGACTCTAATCGCCGAAAGCGGTATTTCGACGCCCGCCGACGTCCGCCGGATGCGTGAGGCGGGTGCCGACGCCCTGCTCGTCGGGAGCGCGATCATGGACCACGACGCGGAGGGCGACGTGACGGAGAACACGCGCCGACTGACGCGAGTGGCGGCAACCGAGGAGACGGACACGGAGACCCAGACATGA
- a CDS encoding MGMT family protein: MEEVTDAGIYARESTYLDRYVQLGVASGRVLRVSFPDRPDSDAAEDHPILDRIFEYLEGLEEVEFDDVQVALTMPTDQRAVLERLREIPYGEQVGVKSLARMTPELDPDDEDDLTLVRTALDANPAPILLPDHRVRDGPSAAPPAVEQKLRSVEGL, translated from the coding sequence ATGGAAGAGGTCACCGACGCGGGGATCTACGCGCGGGAGTCGACCTACCTCGATCGGTACGTACAGCTAGGCGTGGCCAGCGGTCGCGTCTTGCGCGTCTCGTTTCCCGACAGACCGGACTCGGACGCGGCGGAGGATCATCCCATCCTCGATCGAATTTTCGAGTACCTCGAGGGGCTCGAGGAGGTCGAGTTCGACGACGTGCAGGTGGCGCTGACCATGCCGACGGATCAGCGTGCGGTGCTGGAACGGCTCCGGGAGATTCCCTACGGCGAACAGGTCGGCGTGAAGAGCCTCGCCCGGATGACCCCCGAACTCGACCCGGACGACGAGGACGACCTCACGCTGGTGCGGACCGCACTCGACGCCAACCCAGCACCGATCTTGCTTCCCGACCACCGCGTCCGCGACGGCCCGAGCGCCGCACCGCCGGCGGTCGAGCAGAAGTTGCGATCGGTCGAGGGCCTCTGA